Proteins found in one Helicobacter kayseriensis genomic segment:
- a CDS encoding DegT/DnrJ/EryC1/StrS family aminotransferase: protein MKIEFVNLSRQYQAYHQYIDLQIQKTLTQSSFIMGEQVKALEKELQVYTKSPYVVACSSGTDALLLSLMTLGVQKGDEVITTPFSFFASSEVIAFLGARPVFVDIDEKTYNIDPLLIEEKITPRTKAILPVSLFGQVCDMDEINALALSYGLSVIEDASQSFGALYKQRKSCSLSELATTSFFPSKPLGCYGDGGAVFCQKEEHAQKISSLIKHGQTKRYEHRYIGLNARLDTIQAGVLLAKLPFLDDELKRRQEIAQYYSQNLKNCVVPMVSQDRESVFAQYSIRVQNRDQLISKLQELGIPTAVHYPIPLHLQEAFSYLGYRLGDFPVSERVSKEILSLPMSAFLLQEEQEYIIDHFNFLNS, encoded by the coding sequence ATGAAAATCGAATTTGTCAATCTTTCAAGACAATATCAAGCTTATCATCAATATATTGATCTACAAATCCAAAAAACATTAACTCAATCTTCTTTTATTATGGGTGAGCAAGTTAAGGCTCTAGAAAAAGAACTTCAAGTCTATACAAAATCTCCCTATGTAGTTGCCTGTTCGAGCGGGACAGATGCCTTGCTTTTGTCGCTAATGACCTTGGGAGTACAAAAAGGGGATGAGGTAATCACAACACCCTTTAGTTTCTTTGCAAGTAGCGAGGTGATCGCTTTCCTTGGGGCCAGGCCTGTTTTTGTGGATATTGATGAAAAAACTTACAACATTGATCCTCTTTTGATTGAAGAGAAGATTACTCCACGCACAAAGGCGATTTTACCCGTAAGTTTATTTGGACAAGTGTGTGATATGGATGAAATTAATGCTTTAGCGCTTTCTTATGGCTTAAGTGTGATTGAGGATGCTTCACAAAGTTTTGGTGCGCTTTATAAGCAGAGGAAATCTTGTTCTTTAAGTGAATTGGCTACAACAAGTTTTTTCCCTAGCAAACCTTTGGGATGTTATGGAGATGGAGGAGCTGTCTTTTGTCAAAAAGAAGAACACGCTCAAAAAATTTCCTCTCTTATTAAGCATGGACAAACAAAACGTTATGAACATCGCTACATTGGGCTTAATGCAAGACTTGATACGATTCAAGCTGGAGTTTTGCTAGCAAAGCTTCCTTTTTTGGATGATGAATTAAAGAGGAGACAAGAAATTGCCCAATATTATTCTCAGAATCTCAAAAATTGTGTTGTGCCTATGGTTTCTCAGGATAGAGAGAGTGTATTTGCGCAGTATTCAATCCGAGTTCAAAATCGAGATCAATTAATTTCTAAACTTCAAGAGTTGGGTATCCCCACAGCTGTGCATTATCCAATTCCCTTGCATCTACAAGAGGCATTTTCGTATTTGGGTTATAGGCTTGGTGATTTTCCTGTAAGTGAGAGAGTTTCTAAAGAGATCTTATCTTTGCCAATGAGTGCATTCTTGTTGCAAGAAGAGCAAGAATATATTATTGATCATTTTAATTTTTTAAACTCTTAA
- a CDS encoding DHH family phosphoesterase translates to MKVFHLSHIDLDGYGAQFIAKHFFSDIDFFNANYGKEISVRLEEILGAIKTQDKQKNILFLITDLNLSLSESGFLQDQITELKMQGFKITLMLLDHHISGSESAEKFHWYFLDTSRSACKITFNTLIQHYPLLDPSLSQWLEDFSNMVNSVDIWKNDGYQFEFGKVAMGMIASLKDPNRVMFEEENRGIKFFMLDQIKHYLYRQNAEVQFDNDLFRLKKLAFGGNPDIQTMDNIFSCYIVKLLEQKKDSMSILYQGYKGILTYTLGNVSVVGNQFLIQNPDFSFFLDVNMRGNVSLRANNGIDVSLMASKLFGGGGHKNASGGKIDGFKESFFYPHIKEQIDQILEQGGRDA, encoded by the coding sequence ATGAAAGTTTTTCATCTCTCACATATTGATCTAGATGGATATGGAGCACAATTTATTGCAAAGCATTTTTTTTCAGATATTGATTTTTTCAACGCCAATTATGGCAAAGAGATCTCTGTGCGTCTTGAAGAAATTCTTGGAGCAATCAAAACACAGGACAAACAAAAAAATATTCTTTTTTTGATCACAGACCTCAATCTTTCTTTAAGCGAATCAGGATTTCTCCAAGACCAAATCACTGAACTCAAAATGCAAGGCTTCAAAATCACACTAATGCTTTTGGATCACCACATTAGCGGGAGCGAAAGTGCAGAAAAATTCCATTGGTATTTTTTAGATACCTCACGCAGTGCATGCAAGATCACATTTAACACACTCATCCAACACTACCCTCTTCTTGACCCATCACTCTCTCAATGGCTTGAAGATTTTTCAAATATGGTTAATTCTGTTGATATTTGGAAAAATGATGGGTATCAATTTGAATTTGGTAAAGTTGCTATGGGGATGATCGCTTCTCTCAAAGATCCCAATCGTGTGATGTTTGAAGAAGAGAATCGAGGAATTAAGTTTTTTATGCTCGATCAAATCAAGCATTATCTTTATAGGCAAAATGCCGAAGTTCAATTTGATAATGATTTGTTTAGATTAAAAAAATTAGCCTTTGGAGGTAACCCTGACATCCAAACAATGGATAATATCTTCTCTTGCTATATCGTAAAACTTTTAGAACAAAAAAAAGATTCTATGAGCATCCTTTATCAAGGATATAAAGGAATCTTGACCTACACCCTAGGTAATGTAAGTGTTGTGGGCAATCAATTCTTGATTCAAAATCCAGATTTTTCCTTTTTTCTTGATGTCAATATGCGAGGAAATGTGAGCTTAAGAGCAAACAATGGGATTGATGTAAGTCTTATGGCCTCTAAACTTTTTGGTGGAGGCGGACATAAGAATGCCTCAGGAGGGAAGATTGATGGGTTTAAAGAAAGTTTCTTTTATCCCCACATTAAAGAACAAATTGACCAAATCTTAGAACAAGGAGGAAGAGATGCATAA
- the ychF gene encoding redox-regulated ATPase YchF has protein sequence MGLSIGIVGLPNVGKSTTFNALSQTQNAQAANYPFCTIEPNKAIVPVPDERLKELAKIVNPERIQHSVVEFVDIAGLVRGASKGEGLGNQFLGNIKETDVILHIVRCFEDENVTHVEGGVDPIRDVEIIELELLLADLQTLQKRIEKLERQSRADKHAKEVLEIALKLHNHLQEGKSVRTFENREDERFFELDKELRFLTNKEVIFGANVGEEDLIEDNSYVLALKEFAQKSGCEVIKLCSKLEEEMVGMSDEERQEFLSSLGCEMSGLEQIIKKGFEKLGLINYFTAGVKEVRSWTIKKGDSAPVAAGVIHKDFEKGFIRAETIAYDDFVRYGGETKAKEAGAMRVEGKEYIVQDGDVMHFRFNV, from the coding sequence ATGGGGTTGTCAATCGGAATTGTTGGTCTTCCCAATGTGGGAAAATCAACGACCTTTAACGCATTAAGTCAAACTCAAAATGCACAAGCTGCTAACTATCCCTTTTGTACAATTGAGCCTAATAAGGCTATTGTGCCTGTTCCCGATGAAAGACTAAAAGAGCTTGCAAAAATTGTCAATCCTGAGCGGATTCAACATTCTGTTGTTGAGTTTGTAGATATAGCTGGTTTGGTGAGAGGAGCAAGTAAGGGAGAGGGGCTTGGGAATCAGTTTCTTGGAAATATTAAAGAGACAGATGTGATTTTGCATATTGTGCGATGTTTTGAAGATGAAAATGTTACTCATGTTGAGGGAGGCGTGGATCCCATAAGAGATGTGGAGATTATCGAGCTTGAGTTATTGTTGGCTGACTTGCAAACGCTTCAAAAGCGTATCGAAAAGCTTGAGCGTCAAAGTAGGGCAGATAAACATGCAAAAGAAGTGCTTGAAATAGCCTTAAAACTTCACAATCATCTTCAGGAAGGGAAAAGTGTAAGGACTTTTGAGAATCGAGAGGATGAAAGATTTTTTGAGCTAGATAAGGAATTGCGTTTTTTAACCAATAAAGAGGTTATTTTTGGGGCAAATGTAGGTGAAGAGGATTTGATTGAAGATAATTCTTATGTTTTAGCTCTCAAAGAATTTGCTCAAAAAAGTGGGTGTGAGGTGATTAAGCTCTGTTCAAAACTTGAAGAAGAAATGGTGGGGATGAGCGATGAGGAGCGACAAGAGTTTCTTTCATCGTTGGGATGCGAAATGAGCGGTTTGGAGCAGATTATCAAAAAAGGATTTGAAAAGCTGGGATTGATTAATTATTTTACCGCAGGGGTAAAGGAGGTGCGATCTTGGACAATCAAAAAAGGAGATAGTGCTCCTGTGGCTGCGGGTGTAATTCATAAGGATTTTGAAAAAGGCTTTATTCGAGCAGAAACGATTGCTTATGATGATTTTGTTCGATATGGTGGAGAAACCAAAGCCAAAGAAGCTGGAGCAATGCGAGTGGAGGGAAAAGAGTATATTGTCCAAGATGGAGATGTGATGCATTTTAGATTCAATGTCTAG
- a CDS encoding outer membrane family protein produces the protein MKKSFFGSLVLMGLAISNASAVDFSTFGHVGTAYSFGTNQSIDGQKPWFGGFTGRVGFELGMGPVSVGLGVAGALPYGIKPDGNYRNHIQHGVFTDPRDVKWYNWLSDAYLRVDTRIFSIVGGRYDLTKFFSGKDGKAHTGVDWISGQNEGVSFKLDTRYFAWWGIYSFETMDFGAKTPNRLGSDLMGFHQYEKSGHLISTGFDINIKEMIYIDPFVTYNIDQKYLQAGGKVQAEFGKGAFKSKTTLRGMYQHRDYHNSNTFLGWGDQEFLISNLFKFGGGGYYVGKEDGIMYFSDNTRFYGKTFGGGINYFAGGSGVWYVFAGIEHKFFNFDFIYADGDYKEISAIAQVNLFKNQWVDLGVGGGWIRSSSYYGQKEDGSYHIGTQDRGVAFVKLSF, from the coding sequence ATGAAGAAAAGTTTTTTTGGTTCTTTAGTGTTGATGGGATTGGCAATTTCAAATGCAAGTGCTGTAGATTTCAGTACTTTTGGCCATGTTGGAACAGCATATAGTTTTGGAACAAATCAAAGCATTGATGGTCAAAAGCCATGGTTTGGTGGATTTACAGGGCGCGTTGGTTTTGAGCTTGGAATGGGGCCAGTAAGTGTTGGTCTTGGTGTTGCAGGAGCTCTTCCATATGGAATCAAGCCTGATGGGAATTATAGAAATCATATTCAACATGGAGTATTTACAGACCCTAGAGATGTCAAATGGTATAACTGGCTAAGCGATGCTTATTTGCGAGTTGATACAAGAATCTTTTCAATTGTAGGTGGGCGCTATGATTTAACGAAATTTTTCTCAGGCAAAGATGGAAAGGCTCACACGGGGGTAGATTGGATTTCTGGACAAAATGAAGGGGTAAGCTTTAAACTTGATACGAGATATTTTGCATGGTGGGGAATTTATTCATTTGAAACAATGGATTTTGGAGCCAAAACACCTAATCGCTTGGGTAGTGATTTGATGGGATTCCATCAATATGAAAAGAGCGGACATTTGATTTCAACAGGATTTGATATCAATATTAAAGAAATGATCTATATCGATCCTTTTGTGACCTATAACATTGATCAAAAGTATTTGCAAGCTGGTGGAAAGGTTCAAGCAGAATTTGGAAAAGGAGCCTTTAAATCCAAAACAACTTTAAGAGGAATGTATCAACATAGAGATTATCACAACTCTAATACATTTTTAGGTTGGGGAGATCAGGAGTTTTTGATTTCTAATCTCTTTAAGTTTGGTGGGGGAGGATACTATGTGGGCAAAGAAGATGGAATCATGTACTTCAGTGACAACACACGCTTCTATGGAAAAACCTTTGGCGGAGGAATTAATTACTTTGCTGGAGGCAGTGGGGTTTGGTATGTGTTTGCAGGAATTGAACATAAGTTTTTTAATTTTGATTTTATTTATGCTGATGGAGATTACAAAGAAATTTCAGCTATTGCTCAAGTTAATCTTTTCAAAAATCAATGGGTTGACTTGGGTGTTGGTGGGGGATGGATTAGATCAAGTTCGTATTATGGACAGAAAGAGGATGGAAGCTATCATATCGGAACGCAAGATCGCGGTGTCGCTTTTGTAAAACTTTCATTCTAA
- a CDS encoding SPASM domain-containing protein produces MDLGVFEKICLQLQGKCDVIDLHLLGDPLKNQDLFDYLRIASAFNHRVEIVTSGYYLKKWDFKKLLSPPIRQFNISLSAFGDINNPKSSEYLHHCLEFATFHQERNMTCFVNLRMHKSRLNEEIARFFCHAFNVKYQFERDRIKLGEYLFLTLSKDFEWIDSANFHFKKEKFCYGLSAQIGFLADGRVVPCCIDCDGKIELGNIKKQSLEEILSSSLSQQILLGFQKGEAYHIECQRCTYPAQK; encoded by the coding sequence ATGGATCTTGGGGTATTTGAAAAAATTTGCCTCCAACTTCAAGGGAAGTGCGATGTGATTGATTTGCATCTTTTGGGTGATCCTTTAAAGAATCAAGATTTATTTGATTATTTGAGGATTGCATCTGCCTTTAATCATCGCGTTGAAATCGTAACAAGTGGGTATTATCTTAAGAAATGGGACTTTAAAAAACTTTTATCACCTCCTATTAGACAATTTAATATTTCTTTGAGTGCTTTTGGCGATATCAATAATCCCAAATCAAGTGAGTATCTTCATCATTGCTTGGAATTTGCGACATTTCACCAAGAACGCAATATGACTTGCTTTGTCAATCTAAGAATGCACAAAAGTCGTCTTAATGAAGAAATAGCTCGGTTTTTTTGCCATGCCTTTAATGTGAAGTATCAATTTGAGCGTGATAGGATCAAGCTTGGCGAGTATTTATTCTTGACATTGAGCAAGGATTTTGAATGGATTGATTCTGCAAACTTTCACTTCAAGAAAGAAAAGTTTTGTTATGGATTAAGTGCTCAGATTGGATTTTTGGCAGATGGGCGAGTTGTGCCATGTTGTATTGATTGTGATGGAAAAATTGAGCTTGGTAATATCAAAAAACAAAGCTTGGAGGAAATTCTTTCTTCTTCTTTGTCGCAACAGATTCTTTTGGGATTTCAAAAAGGAGAGGCGTATCATATAGAGTGTCAGAGATGCACTTATCCTGCCCAAAAATAA
- a CDS encoding cation:proton antiporter, which produces MTITSLAVIVGLIAIAPFLSNLSRFPIVVVEMLLGALATYLGIFEKNEAAHSVAETGFLILMFLCGTEVNLKSFIQLKQEGMLQKIFLYFLILYTLSVLIVLTQKLPLIYIATFPIMGVGMIMALIKEYGKNHIWLNLALKVGVIGELLSICALVTINGLYNHGMSIELLKTFGVLLSFLLVIAFIFQGFKILFWWFPSLKTLIAPHNDSNNQDLRFGAMLFFLFVAIVVFLGLEVALGAFIAGMILATFFSTHHKLHQKLNHIGFGFFIPFFFVHVGTTLDLRSLFSDDQILKNALMIIVGMLSIRLISSFVTFRSFLQTPKNTILYALSDAMPLTFLIAAATLALQLKIITMQGYYSFIVGAMIEGIVFMIMIKIILTFWKTKSTPSPTSNN; this is translated from the coding sequence ATGACCATTACTTCTCTTGCTGTCATTGTGGGGCTCATTGCCATTGCTCCCTTTTTAAGTAATCTCTCTAGATTCCCCATCGTTGTTGTTGAAATGCTTCTTGGAGCCCTAGCAACTTATCTAGGAATCTTTGAAAAAAATGAAGCCGCTCATAGCGTAGCAGAAACAGGATTTTTGATTTTAATGTTTTTGTGCGGAACAGAAGTCAATCTTAAGTCCTTCATTCAGCTCAAACAAGAAGGGATGCTTCAAAAAATCTTCCTTTATTTTCTGATTCTTTACACTCTTTCTGTCCTAATCGTTCTAACGCAAAAGCTTCCTCTTATTTATATTGCAACATTTCCCATTATGGGAGTTGGGATGATTATGGCGCTCATCAAAGAGTATGGGAAAAATCATATTTGGCTCAATCTTGCCCTCAAAGTTGGAGTGATTGGTGAACTTTTAAGCATTTGTGCACTTGTTACAATCAATGGACTCTATAATCACGGGATGAGCATTGAACTCCTCAAAACTTTTGGCGTTTTGCTCTCTTTTTTGCTTGTTATTGCATTTATTTTTCAAGGCTTTAAAATTCTTTTTTGGTGGTTCCCATCGCTCAAAACACTCATTGCTCCACATAATGATTCTAACAACCAAGATCTACGCTTTGGGGCGATGCTTTTCTTTCTTTTTGTTGCAATTGTTGTATTTTTGGGGCTTGAAGTCGCACTTGGAGCATTTATTGCCGGAATGATTTTAGCCACATTCTTTAGCACCCATCACAAACTTCATCAAAAGCTTAATCATATTGGGTTTGGATTTTTTATTCCTTTTTTCTTTGTTCATGTTGGAACCACTCTTGATTTAAGAAGTCTTTTTTCTGATGATCAGATTTTGAAAAATGCCCTTATGATTATTGTAGGAATGCTCAGTATTCGTCTCATTAGCTCTTTTGTAACCTTTAGGAGTTTTCTTCAAACTCCCAAAAACACGATTTTATATGCTCTAAGCGATGCGATGCCTTTGACTTTCCTAATTGCTGCTGCAACACTTGCACTACAGCTCAAAATCATCACAATGCAGGGATATTATTCTTTTATAGTGGGTGCAATGATTGAGGGAATTGTGTTTATGATTATGATCAAAATCATTCTGACATTTTGGAAAACAAAATCCACCCCCTCCCCCACCTCTAACAACTAA
- the flhA gene encoding flagellar biosynthesis protein FlhA: MFKKLQNNLQQGLGRILASKDLSVVFFVIAILTIIIVPLPSGILDFMLSISMALSILIILIGLYIQKPTDFSAFPTLLLIVTLYRLALNVATTRMILSEGHNGAESVSSIITAFGNFVVGGNYVIGIIIFCILVLVNLMVVTNGSTRVTEVRARFTLDAMPGKQMAIDADMNAGLINEQEAKKRREVLAQEADFYGAMDGASKFVKGDAIAGIIITLVNIVGGFLIGVFQHGMSVSESASTFTILTIGDGLVGQIPALIISTATGIIITRTTQTEGEIFAKDLVTQLINNQKIVTLLGAILFLGALIPGFPKLSLFFISFVFFGIAYLMGEGEKKSIFSSLKHFFNKTDQINETKNPQDFASHIAPPKPQKTEEEIEKEEEVIINDVLKVEVLELYLGYQLIKLADIKQNGDLIERIRGIRKKIAGDFGFLVPKIRIKDNLQLAPTHYEFLLKGVKIGEGEVMPDHFLAMDTGYVGTPIEGIPTKEPAFGMDALWIEAKDKEEAIIQGYTIIDPSTVISTHISELIKQYAPEFITKDEVKKLLARLNDHYPAIIEEANKIPTGTIRQVLQELLKEKIPIRDMLTILETITDLANAVQNNVSILVEQVRSRLSRSISNLFKSDDGNLKLLIFSNETEAALISKIKDQGSAPMLLLTINETQKLKEAIEESMIKVMQNGISPVIFLVDSKLRRPLYDKMEQFKIEIVVLSHTELDPNVNFEILDKPIEINF, from the coding sequence ATTTTTAAAAAGCTTCAAAATAATTTGCAACAAGGCCTTGGGCGTATTTTGGCCTCAAAAGATCTCAGCGTTGTATTTTTTGTCATCGCAATCTTAACTATTATTATCGTTCCACTCCCTAGTGGTATTTTGGATTTTATGCTAAGCATCTCAATGGCTTTATCAATCTTAATTATCCTCATTGGCCTTTATATTCAAAAGCCCACAGATTTCTCGGCCTTCCCCACTCTTTTATTGATTGTAACTCTCTATCGCCTAGCCCTCAATGTTGCTACAACTAGAATGATTCTAAGCGAGGGGCACAATGGTGCAGAATCTGTTAGTAGTATCATTACAGCATTTGGAAACTTTGTTGTGGGTGGCAACTATGTGATAGGAATCATTATCTTTTGTATCTTGGTGCTTGTCAATTTGATGGTCGTCACCAATGGTTCAACGCGCGTCACAGAAGTGCGGGCAAGATTTACACTTGATGCAATGCCTGGAAAACAAATGGCAATTGATGCAGATATGAATGCAGGACTTATCAATGAACAAGAAGCAAAAAAACGTAGAGAAGTTTTAGCACAAGAAGCAGATTTTTATGGCGCAATGGATGGAGCAAGCAAATTTGTCAAGGGAGATGCAATCGCAGGAATTATCATTACCCTTGTTAATATTGTGGGTGGTTTTTTGATTGGAGTTTTTCAACATGGAATGAGCGTTTCTGAGAGTGCATCAACTTTTACGATCCTAACCATTGGGGATGGTCTTGTAGGGCAAATTCCTGCCCTCATTATCTCAACAGCTACAGGTATCATCATCACACGAACAACGCAAACTGAGGGAGAGATTTTTGCAAAAGATCTTGTCACACAACTCATTAATAACCAAAAAATTGTTACTCTCCTTGGCGCCATTCTCTTCCTTGGAGCATTAATTCCAGGATTCCCAAAGCTATCTCTCTTTTTTATTAGCTTCGTTTTTTTTGGAATCGCCTACCTTATGGGAGAAGGTGAGAAAAAAAGTATTTTTAGCTCACTGAAACATTTTTTCAACAAAACCGATCAAATCAATGAAACAAAAAATCCCCAAGATTTTGCTTCACATATAGCTCCCCCAAAACCCCAAAAAACAGAGGAAGAAATTGAAAAAGAAGAAGAAGTTATCATTAATGATGTCCTAAAGGTGGAAGTTTTAGAACTCTATTTGGGCTATCAACTCATCAAGCTTGCCGATATCAAGCAAAATGGGGATTTGATTGAGCGCATTCGCGGGATTCGCAAAAAAATTGCAGGGGATTTTGGATTTTTGGTGCCAAAAATTAGAATCAAAGACAATCTTCAATTGGCTCCAACACATTATGAATTCCTTCTTAAAGGCGTTAAGATTGGTGAGGGCGAGGTAATGCCAGATCATTTTCTTGCAATGGATACAGGCTATGTTGGAACACCTATTGAAGGGATTCCAACAAAAGAGCCTGCATTTGGAATGGATGCCCTATGGATTGAAGCAAAAGACAAAGAAGAAGCCATTATTCAGGGCTACACCATCATTGATCCCTCGACAGTTATCTCCACACATATCTCAGAACTCATTAAGCAATATGCTCCAGAGTTTATCACTAAAGACGAAGTCAAAAAACTCCTTGCGCGTCTTAATGATCATTATCCTGCAATTATTGAAGAGGCCAACAAGATTCCAACAGGGACAATTCGCCAAGTCCTACAAGAACTTCTTAAAGAAAAGATCCCTATCCGCGATATGCTTACCATTCTTGAGACAATCACTGATCTTGCAAATGCTGTGCAAAACAATGTCTCCATTCTTGTCGAACAAGTTAGATCTCGCCTAAGTCGCAGTATTAGTAATCTCTTTAAATCTGATGATGGCAATCTAAAACTCCTTATTTTTAGCAATGAAACAGAAGCTGCACTCATTAGCAAAATCAAAGATCAAGGCTCCGCTCCAATGCTTCTTCTTACAATCAATGAAACACAAAAACTAAAAGAAGCTATTGAGGAATCAATGATTAAGGTGATGCAAAACGGAATCTCTCCTGTCATTTTTCTGGTTGATAGCAAGCTTAGAAGACCGCTTTATGACAAAATGGAGCAGTTTAAAATTGAAATTGTTGTTTTAAGCCATACTGAACTTGACCCAAATGTCAATTTTGAAATTCTTGACAAACCAATTGAAATCAACTTTTAA
- the glnA gene encoding type I glutamate--ammonia ligase → MDKKKRVSDFFEFCKENEVEFVDFRFTDIKGTWHHVSFSISAVDAEAFDKGIAFDASSLPKWQPINKSDMILIPDPVRYFIDPFCADVTVVVFCDVWDIYKNQPYEKCPRSIVKRAMQYLQESGIGDQAYFGPENEFFVFDSIKIRDQINAQAYEIDTQEGEWNRDREFEGVNMGHRPGTKGGYFPVPPIDSMVDIRAEMVKVLNQVGIETFVVHHEVGQAQGEIGIKFGDMLEAADNVQKLKYVVKMVAHLNGKTATFMPKPLYGDNGSGMHTHISIWKDGQNLFAGDKYQGLSAIALSFLGGVLHHARSVAAFTNASTNSYKRLIPGFEAPSILAYSAQNRSASIRIPFSHGDKAKRLEFRFPDSSSNPYLAFSALLMAGLDGIQNNIQAGEPMDIDLFELTLDEIREKGIKQLPHTLRSAVEEMLADREYLKVGDVFSEEFIQTYKAYKFEAEIWPWEARPHPFEFISTFSC, encoded by the coding sequence ATGGACAAAAAGAAAAGAGTTTCTGATTTCTTTGAATTCTGCAAGGAAAATGAAGTTGAGTTTGTCGATTTTAGATTCACAGATATTAAGGGAACTTGGCATCATGTGAGTTTTTCTATTTCTGCTGTTGATGCTGAGGCTTTCGATAAGGGAATTGCATTTGATGCAAGTTCTTTGCCAAAGTGGCAGCCTATCAACAAATCAGATATGATTCTAATTCCTGATCCTGTGCGTTATTTTATTGATCCTTTTTGTGCAGATGTGACTGTTGTGGTTTTTTGTGATGTGTGGGATATTTATAAAAATCAACCCTATGAAAAATGCCCAAGAAGCATTGTCAAAAGAGCAATGCAATACTTGCAAGAGAGTGGAATAGGGGATCAAGCTTATTTTGGTCCAGAAAATGAGTTTTTTGTCTTTGATAGCATTAAGATTCGCGATCAAATCAATGCTCAAGCTTATGAAATTGATACGCAAGAGGGAGAATGGAATCGGGATCGTGAATTTGAAGGGGTTAATATGGGACATCGCCCTGGGACAAAAGGGGGATATTTTCCTGTTCCACCTATTGATAGTATGGTGGATATTCGTGCTGAAATGGTTAAGGTTCTTAATCAGGTGGGAATTGAAACATTTGTTGTGCATCATGAAGTGGGACAGGCTCAGGGCGAAATAGGGATTAAATTTGGCGATATGCTTGAGGCTGCAGATAATGTACAAAAGCTCAAATATGTTGTGAAGATGGTTGCTCACCTTAATGGAAAAACCGCTACTTTTATGCCTAAGCCCCTTTATGGTGATAATGGGAGTGGGATGCATACACATATCAGTATTTGGAAAGATGGCCAAAATCTTTTTGCTGGAGATAAATATCAGGGGTTGAGTGCGATAGCACTATCTTTTTTAGGCGGTGTTTTGCATCATGCAAGAAGCGTTGCAGCCTTTACAAATGCTTCAACAAATTCATATAAGCGTTTGATTCCAGGCTTTGAGGCTCCATCAATTTTGGCATATTCTGCACAAAATCGTAGCGCTAGTATCAGAATCCCTTTTTCTCATGGAGATAAAGCCAAGCGTCTTGAGTTTAGATTCCCAGATAGTTCAAGCAATCCCTATCTTGCATTTTCTGCACTTTTGATGGCCGGACTTGATGGTATTCAAAACAATATTCAAGCTGGTGAGCCAATGGATATTGATTTATTTGAGCTAACTCTTGATGAGATAAGAGAAAAGGGAATCAAACAGCTTCCCCATACGCTAAGAAGTGCAGTAGAAGAGATGCTTGCTGATAGGGAATATCTCAAGGTGGGGGATGTGTTTAGCGAAGAGTTTATCCAAACTTATAAAGCTTATAAATTTGAAGCTGAGATTTGGCCTTGGGAAGCACGTCCTCACCCATTTGAATTTATTAGCACTTTTAGTTGTTAG